The following DNA comes from Rosa rugosa chromosome 5, drRosRugo1.1, whole genome shotgun sequence.
TCGCTGCAattgtaaagcaatacatcacTCATATCCATGAGTATATGATACAGAAAGTTGATTTAGGTTCTTTTcagaaaatatttatttaaacatCAGGATGCTAAAACTATTTAGCTACCTTTTATATCAAACTGAGGTCTGCAGATTTGGTGGCTAAGCTTCTCGGCAGAGATTGCCCCAGAAATGGCATCTGAAGCTGGATCCTTTACCTGAGTCCTATCTTTCTGATGTTTGCTTACATTAAGAAAATGACGTGCAAGCCTCAATATCATAGCTGAATTGGCTTCTGAATCTTTTGACATTGCCGTAATTGCAGCACCTTGAAGCCGCAGGAGAGATCCAACAGAAAGGCGTGCTGAAAATTCATTGTTGTATACAATGCTGCAGAAAGGTCAAGCACTAATAATGTACATGGGAGAAAATAACAAATTAAAACAGGCTAGGGTTTTAAATTCTACTATAAAATTATCAGTGGTATGAGCGATAAGCACATTTACCTCGTAATAAATTCAGAACATGCATTTGCTACAACTGAGTCCACACATGGAAGGGGGCCATATGTATAGACATGCAAATTTGGGTATCGGTGATACAGCTACACAAATATTTTGAGAACAAAAGCACACAGAAGGATTTTCATCAATATGAAGAGGGAGAGAAGTGACAAAGAAACAAGTGAAGGAAAAATTACTGATGGAGATACTCTAATTACATAGTCTATCTTTCAAGATTATATGGGCTTCCATCAAGTTGAAGCAAACAGGATTTTTAAACAAATCTGGGTTATATTCTCAGGCGTTCTCCAGTAAGGATGTCTGCACTCCAAGTCCTTAGAAGAAGGCCTTTATATTATCATTCTTGTCATGATTTGAAGAGTAGAGATTTCAATAAAAGAACAATTTTTTTAACGACATCCAAATGCCAAGAGGCGCTGATAATCTACCATATAGTACACGATTGATGGTCTAGGAGGGAACAGTTTATTCACCCTAATTTATTTTTGGTAAGAACCAAGTACTGATCTATCTTTGCTTTCCCAAAAGTCAAGTCAAGAAACTGTGCTACAAAATTGAAATTATACGTCACCAAATACATAATTTGTACTTCTTTTCACATAATGGAGAAATATGCACAAAATATGACCGATACCGTCAGATTTAAATACTGATTTGCATGTTTTGTCTGCAATTCAAAATGTTGAAGACAAACATGACTGCATACGAACAGTGAAACTAATAACCATTCAGTCATGAACTAGAAATGCGTGCCAAACAAATGAATTTGAAAAATCACATTATTTTCAGGTGAGAAATTCCATACTCTGAGTCCTAGCAATGCACCAATCGCACCTCCTAGGGAATGCCCCACTATGCGAATGCTATATCCCCCACACTCACATCCAGCTCCcaataaagaagaaagaaggcCAGTTGAGTCAGAGCCTGCAACAACATCAACATTACGAAGTGCCACAACTGAAAATATGTTAAAGCATATATAAGATATTAGGAAAATGAAAACATTTGGTAAGGAAATGTCACACGAGTAAAACATAACCAAATTATGACAAAGAAAATCTAAAAGAGTCGTGGAGTACTCCTAAGACAATCAACAATTCATAAAACCACCAGACCTAATAATCCCAAAACATGTTAGCAACTGGAGGGTGACTTGGAGTTAAGCTAGTAATTACTATTGAGAATCAAAAATATCTTGGAGAGCATGTGGGAAGAATAAAATCTGTATCAACCCTTAACAACATAATGACTTGGAAAAGATAGCAAGGAATCCTACATGGCATGATTTCTATCTGGACATCAGCCAGCTACTTTGGTTTCTCTTATACATTTAGAAACCTTGATATCTACTAATGAGATTTCGACATATAtacaaaattaatatttttccTGCTGGAACGCGTCTTATTGTCTCTCTCTGGAACATGTTTCGTATCTCTACTCTAATTATTCCTTCTCTCCATCTACTATATCTAAACCAGAACCTAATACAAATCATTTCAtgtgaaaaactgaaaatcctCAATCAGTCAACCTCTTCTCcctctcttcaatcttcatcaCAAAGAAAAGTAAAAGCCTTAATTCAACTGATTTCAGTATAAGCCATAAATCGATTGAAGCCACTCGAAAGTAAGATTGACTTGCTACTTCAGTTGATGTATGTTAACATGTTTTGATTTAACAGGTAATAAAAGTAACATGATTATTTTTGCTACCCACAAAAAAATAGATGGATTTTGTACTTTAGATTTGGCAATACTATTATGCCACTTGCTCTGGGGGGTAACAGGGCATGTAATAACTGACTTAAGACACCTCTTATATGTTAAAAAATCGGGTTAAGAAATGTGTGTTGAAAATCTGGCTTTGTAGTTTTATTGTTTGTCTAATTGTTTTGATCTGTTTGTGGCTGTCTTTAAATGTTTAACTAATGATAGGGTTTTAGTTATAAAACTGTCTCTATGGCCATGGAATGTTATTAGAAAAGAAGTTAGTAGTTCCAATTTTTTATAATTTCGCACTGCTAACATTTGAGAGCCGGTCCTAGGTAAGACGGATCAGCATCAAACAGCCCAATGAGTTTCAAGGGGAAAGACCAAAAAGTATATTCACCTTCAATTTGCATAAAAAGATCTCTTGCAGCCTCAACTATACCAGAGTGTGCGTGGTGAGGGAAAGACATCAAGCTCTCTTTTACATCGCGTTGAAGAAGACAGCTACTGCAAACAAAACTGTGACTAGTAAATAATTATAGAGTGCTCATGGTGTGGGAACAAAACAGCAAAAAAGTGCCAGTGGTACAAATGGATGAAAGCTAAGCTAGGGAGAtatctctttttttctcttttgtgttGCAGGCTTTTGTTCCCACATTCATAGTTACATTTCTCAAACACTACTAATAAGAACCAAATTATCagacaaatatatataaaacacagtataaagcagagagagagactttATCAATCCATCCAAGTCTTCTGCAGAAAGACGACATTCCCTACATAAGCTGTCGGTAATTAGATCTTCTGGGGTCTCAGTTCCCCGAACAGCAATCACCACGGATCTTAGATGATGCAGCACTATAACAAAGTATGCAGCTCTACACTTTGCCTGTAATAAAGTTTTAGGAGAAACAGAAATTATACTAAAAGGACAGCAAAAGACAATAGTTGACAAGATTCCACTTTCAAAGAAAACCAGCAAATCAAAGCTCTCGCCACAATATAAAAGGCATTGTATCGTTATATATCATATCCTGGGCCCCTCCACATCTCAGCTCTCGCCAATCATTTTTGGGTTGAATGCTCTAGCATTAACATCTCCCACATAGATCCAACTATTCTTAATCAATGTTACTCTAGAAACAAATAATCGAAATCTCTAGATCTGGAATCTAGTGAAATATTAATGCATTGATCCCAGTaaagaaaaataacaataaatgaaTGTTTGATCTGAATGAGCTAAAAACATGAACAGTGATAACTCACCTGGTTAACACGCCCTTGTCTAAGTACCTCTGGGGATAACTTAACATATTTTAGAAACGCCGCTGCATGACCTCGCCACCAATTATCACCATCAAGTTTGGGTAGCCTAAAAGatggcaagaacacaatttttaaGAAACAATGATTAACTCAAGTTTTTAAACATCTAGATCTATAactgtaaaaataaataaataaataaaaaacaaacaataataataaataatgaataatataagtaaaaaaaaaaaaaatgctgtaAGCATTGTACATGTGCACAAGTAAGATACCCGATGAACTAATGACCTGTTACGAGTCCATGGGGTCAAAATCCCTTGCCTATAAAGCCAAGCACAAGGAAATAAGAAAGGGTGTCTTCCAAAATCAAGTAATGGACCCTGCATCATATAGAgcttaaatataaaaaaaactgGAATACTAATGTGCAGAAAAGAGAAAGCTTACATAACAAATACTTTATCATAATACCGTGTAGGCAGCTTCTGCAAACTTATGAAGATCTGCAGCCTCCCTGATCTTTTCTTCAGGTGTCTCCATGCACTCGTCAAAGGATTTTGGTGACTGGCTCTGGTTCCGCAATAGTGCGAGACCTGGACAATATAGTATGCAGTCTTACTTTTGTAAAACAAGAAATAAGAGATTTAACTGGGATAGGGTAACTTTAGCATGAATCGACTGTGGATACATGGCAATAAGTAATGTATGCTCAACTAGAAAATGTAAGAAGCGCAAACAATTCACAAAAATGAAGCTCCACAAGTTAAAAATGAACCTGCCATAAGTTTCAGATGTCCTGTGCCTGCTGCACGATAGGCAACAAGGTCACCCAGCAGTCGAGCTACTGAGAAAACCTCATCTTCTTCCAATACACTCCTGTAAAAGTTAGATAAgacaattaataaaaataaaatggcATAAATTGATATTATAGAGCAAAACATAAATGTGTTGTTAATGTCTGTATATGTCCTGTATTGATCAAAATGTAAGACCTACAAGTATTTGACTCGTCCCATACAGCAC
Coding sequences within:
- the LOC133712012 gene encoding uncharacterized protein LOC133712012 isoform X2 — protein: MWVSKLKNMRWSAMVLGTANSLVLIVGIYFLVLAFPSCDRGLLVMLVAVPFLAALRIATMVKTGLAQQATAKTVLEESPADTLDVLEDASRPETRVRYKNWLWWTRFATVITVLQFVGASYLLFSMVNYMIHSQNKALSYCVLVATSSNILWKQQLLILFVITVCLAALLQCFTGSNVSKWRSFYATQDDAWKAHYREVFDHGIREALCCMGRVKYLSVLEEDEVFSVARLLGDLVAYRAAGTGHLKLMAGLALLRNQSQSPKSFDECMETPEEKIREAADLHKFAEAAYTGPLLDFGRHPFLFPCAWLYRQGILTPWTRNRLPKLDGDNWWRGHAAAFLKYVKLSPEVLRQGRVNQAKCRAAYFVIVLHHLRSVVIAVRGTETPEDLITDSLCRECRLSAEDLDGLINSCLLQRDVKESLMSFPHHAHSGIVEAARDLFMQIEGSDSTGLLSSLLGAGCECGGYSIRIVGHSLGGAIGALLGLRLYHRYPNLHVYTYGPLPCVDSVVANACSEFITSIVYNNEFSARLSVGSLLRLQGAAITAMSKDSEANSAMILRLARHFLNVSKHQKDRTQVKDPASDAISGAISAEKLSHQICRPQFDIKASEEQDEGFLACKDARTGETDFGADNDQFTNPFASDAIANHDPVSEFMESVPRSDSVSPTDPPEMYLPGLVIHIVAQPRNFDMPIWKGWGVHEKTQSHKAYIADRESFKDMIVSPSMFLDHLPWRCHDAMLKLLQARS
- the LOC133712012 gene encoding uncharacterized protein LOC133712012 isoform X3, with amino-acid sequence MWVSKLKNMRWSAMVLGTANSLVLIVGIYFLVLAFPSCDRGLLVMLVAVPFLAALRIATMVKTGLAQQATAKTVLEESPADTLDVLEDASRPETRVRYKNWLWWTRFATVITVLQFVGASYLLFSMVNYMIHSQNKALSYCVLVATSSNILWKQQLLILFVITVCLAALLQCFTGSNVSKWRSFYATQDDAWKAHYREVFDHGIREALCCMGRVKYLSVLEEDEVFSVARLLGDLVAYRAAGTGHLKLMAGLALLRNQSQSPKSFDECMETPEEKIREAADLHKFAEAAYTGPLLDFGRHPFLFPCAWLYRQGILTPWTRNRLPKLDGDNWWRGHAAAFLKYVKLSPEVLRQGRVNQAKCRAAYFVIVLHHLRSVVIAVRGTETPEDLITDSLCRECRLSAEDLDGLINCLLQRDVKESLMSFPHHAHSGIVEAARDLFMQIEGSDSTGLLSSLLGAGCECGGYSIRIVGHSLGGAIGALLGLRLYHRYPNLHVYTYGPLPCVDSVVANACSEFITSIVYNNEFSARLSVGSLLRLQGAAITAMSKDSEANSAMILRLARHFLNVSKHQKDRTQVKDPASDAISGAISAEKLSHQICRPQFDIKASEEQDEGFLACKDARTGETDFGADNDQFTNPFASDAIANHDPVSEFMESVPRSDSVSPTDPPEMYLPGLVIHIVAQPRNFDMPIWKGWGVHEKTQSHKAYIADRESFKDMIVSPSMFLDHLPWRCHDAMLKLLQARS
- the LOC133712012 gene encoding uncharacterized protein LOC133712012 isoform X1: MWVSKLKNMRWSAMVLGTANSLVLIVGIYFLVLAFPSCDRGLLVMLVAVPFLAALRIATMVKTGLAQQATAKTVLEESPADTLDVLEDASRPETRVRYKNWLWWTRFATVITVLQFVGASYLLFSMVNYMIHSQNKALSYCVLVATSSNILWKQQLLILFVITVCLAALLQCFTGSNVSKWRSFYATQDDAWKAHYREVFDHGIREALCCMGRVKYLSVLEEDEVFSVARLLGDLVAYRAAGTGHLKLMAGLALLRNQSQSPKSFDECMETPEEKIREAADLHKFAEAAYTGPLLDFGRHPFLFPCAWLYRQGILTPWTRNRLPKLDGDNWWRGHAAAFLKYVKLSPEVLRQGRVNQAKCRAAYFVIVLHHLRSVVIAVRGTETPEDLITDSLCRECRLSAEDLDGLINFVCSSCLLQRDVKESLMSFPHHAHSGIVEAARDLFMQIEGSDSTGLLSSLLGAGCECGGYSIRIVGHSLGGAIGALLGLRLYHRYPNLHVYTYGPLPCVDSVVANACSEFITSIVYNNEFSARLSVGSLLRLQGAAITAMSKDSEANSAMILRLARHFLNVSKHQKDRTQVKDPASDAISGAISAEKLSHQICRPQFDIKASEEQDEGFLACKDARTGETDFGADNDQFTNPFASDAIANHDPVSEFMESVPRSDSVSPTDPPEMYLPGLVIHIVAQPRNFDMPIWKGWGVHEKTQSHKAYIADRESFKDMIVSPSMFLDHLPWRCHDAMLKLLQARS